A single region of the Raphanus sativus cultivar WK10039 chromosome 1, ASM80110v3, whole genome shotgun sequence genome encodes:
- the LOC108840218 gene encoding root phototropism protein 3 yields MEKTSSPESATISVKSPTTTVGEMECSLFDESSIHDIDYFVKTIAQIKAKGVRPDLIGSIITHYASKWLPDLSDIFTTSPDGPNQQQQQLQSESFSVTAFVMKKRFYVETLIGIIPPEKDSVSCDFLLRLLRTANLVGADHNYKAELEGRVSWQLDQASLKELMIPSFSHTCGTLLDVELVTRLVKKFAGLDNEGVKSGASLVKVAKLVDSYLAEVAVDGDLSLVEFVSLAEALPNHARGTEDGLYRAIDTYLKAHPKVTKQERKRLCGLIDSKKLSVEASLHVAQNDRLPVRTVIQVLLTEQAKMSRSRHNNIDWSGLTFSPNPSSSHYSESGPARCMSKREMNVQQMEIKRLRDDVAKLKSEFEAMQMKLEKLVEKKCSSGSKGFFRWKKLGFRSGFSVSVVDKNGEEFGDNGEREEYFGYETQTPSNTKTKLVKGRTPSRWRKSMS; encoded by the exons ATGGAGAAAACATCTTCACCGGAATCTGCCACAATCTCCGTCAAATCTCCGACAACCACCGTCGGAGAGATGGAATGTTCATTGTTCGACGAAAGTAGCATTCACGACATTGACTACTTCGTTAAGACCATAGCTCAGATCAAAGCCAAAGGTGTTCGTCCCGATCTCATCGGTTCCATCATCACTCATTACGCTTCCAAGTGGCTCCCTGACCTCTCCGACATCTTCACAACAAGCCCCGATGGTCCGAACCAACAACAGCAGCAACTACAGTCGGAGAGCTTCTCCGTAACGGCGTTTGTTATGAAGAAACGTTTCTACGTGGAAACACTCATCGGCATCATCCCGCCGGAGAAAGACTCTGTTTCTTGCGACTTCCTACTCCGTCTCCTCAGAACGGCGAACCTCGTCGGAGCAGATCATAACTACAAGGCGGAGCTCGAGGGGAGGGTTTCGTGGCAGCTTGACCAAGCTTCGCTCAAGGAGCTGATGATACCTTCGTTCAGTCACACGTGCGGGACGTTGCTAGACGTTGAGCTAGTGACTCGTTTGGTTAAGAAGTTCGCAGGGTTAGATAACGAAGGAGTCAAGTCTGGTGCTTCTCTTGTTAAAGTGGCCAAGCTTGTCGACTCTTACTTAGCTGAAGTGGCCGTTGACGGCGATTTAAGTCTCGTGGAGTTTGTTTCCCTAGCAGAGGCTCTCCCTAACCATGCTCGTGGAACAGAAGATGGCTTGTACCGCGCAATTGATACCTACCTCAAG GCACATCCCAAAGTGACCAAGCAAGAAAGAAAGAGACTTTGTGGACTAATAGACAGCAAGAAGCTATCAGTGGAGGCATCTCTTCACGTTGCGCAGAATGATCGTTTACCGGTTAGAACTGTTATTCAAGTTCTGCTCACTGAGCAGGCGAAAATGAGTCGTAGCCGTCACAACAACATTGATTGGAGCGGCTTAACGTTCAGTCCAAACCCTTCTAGTTCACACTACTCAGAGTCAGGTCCAGCTCGGTGCATGTCCAAACGCGAGATGAATGTCCAGCAGATGGAGATAAAGAGACTGAGAGATGATGTGGCGAAGCTCAAGAGCGAGTTTGAAGCAATGCAAATGAAGTTGGAGAAGCTGGTTGAGAAGAAATGTAGTAGTGGGAGTAAAGGTTTTTTTAGGTGGAAGAAGTTGGGATTTAGAAGTGGTTTTAGCGTTAGCGTTGTGGATAAGAATGGTGAAGAGTTTGGTGATAATGGAGAAAGAGAAGAATACTTTGGGTATGAGACTCAGACACCTAGTAATACGAAGACAAAGCTTGTCAAAGGAAGAACACCTTCTAGGTGGAGAAAATCAATGTCTTGA